A genomic segment from Streptomyces sp. NBC_00459 encodes:
- a CDS encoding TetR/AcrR family transcriptional regulator: MDVVNAANAVNAVPDSASRAERARRAPKQDRSRATRQRLLEAAVACLAEHGWAGSTVSVVAERAGVSRGAAQHHFPTREDLFTAAVEYVAEERSTALRALFPEGATDRRAVVAALVDLYTGPLFRAALHLWVAASNEEQLRPRVTELEARVGRETHRIAVDLLGADESRPGVRETVQGLLDMSRGLGLANLLTDDGGRRDRVVAQWATLLDESLDRPAP, translated from the coding sequence TGCCCGACAGCGCGTCCCGGGCAGAGCGCGCGCGGCGCGCGCCCAAGCAGGACCGCAGCCGGGCCACCCGCCAGCGGCTGCTGGAGGCCGCCGTGGCCTGCCTCGCCGAACACGGCTGGGCCGGCTCCACGGTCTCCGTCGTCGCCGAACGCGCGGGCGTCTCCCGGGGCGCCGCCCAGCACCACTTCCCGACCCGCGAGGACCTGTTCACGGCCGCCGTCGAGTACGTCGCCGAGGAGCGCTCCACCGCCCTGCGCGCCCTCTTCCCCGAGGGCGCCACCGACCGCCGCGCGGTGGTCGCGGCCCTGGTCGACCTCTACACCGGCCCTCTCTTCCGCGCCGCCCTCCACCTCTGGGTGGCCGCCTCGAACGAGGAGCAACTGCGCCCGCGCGTCACCGAGCTGGAGGCCCGCGTGGGCCGTGAGACACACCGCATCGCGGTGGATCTGCTGGGCGCCGACGAGTCCCGTCCGGGCGTACGGGAGACGGTCCAGGGTCTGCTGGACATGTCCCGGGGCCTGGGCCTGGCGAACCTGCTCACGGACGACGGCGGACGCCGGGACCGGGTGGTGGCCCAGTGGGCGACCCTGCTGGACGAGTCCCTGGACCGCCCGGCACCGTGA